A region of Pyxidicoccus parkwaysis DNA encodes the following proteins:
- a CDS encoding DUF418 domain-containing protein, which yields MSEPTSPAASAGSTTEARPVAASERVTLLDALRGFALCGVFLSNAITWFSGRAMMSREQAQAQAAPLLEVIVNSVYQTLVNQKFITIFSFLFGLGFSIQMSRAAARGSSVVPLYTRRLFILLCIGAVHLIGIWMGDILHTYAMVGVLLLLFRERSNKTVLLWAVALMVAMSLVLPILQRYVPVLLHGADAAAEMAKASQADEAAHRAQLLTALSSDSWWTGVVGRFHFFVDTFLRMNRIKWMGLILSRFLFGLLAGRLLLLQAVEANRPLLRRMIGWGFGVGGLISLAGLVMSRMRAMGLLTSQDNVWPFLLNNLQEIGFLLLGAGYVGAFALLFQRERWQRAMGALAPVGRMALSQYLLQSIVSVCIYDGWGLGLIGKVPPSRVVAICFVVFAAQIALSHWWLARFRFGPAEWLWRSLTYGRAQPMRLAAGQKAADAAA from the coding sequence ATGTCCGAACCCACTTCTCCCGCGGCATCCGCCGGGAGCACCACCGAGGCCCGGCCGGTGGCTGCTTCCGAGCGGGTCACCCTGCTGGACGCGCTGCGCGGCTTCGCGCTGTGCGGAGTCTTCCTCTCCAATGCGATTACGTGGTTCAGCGGCCGGGCGATGATGTCGCGCGAGCAGGCCCAGGCGCAGGCCGCGCCGCTGCTCGAGGTCATCGTCAACTCCGTCTACCAGACGCTGGTGAACCAGAAGTTCATCACCATCTTCTCGTTCCTCTTCGGCCTGGGCTTCTCCATCCAGATGTCCCGAGCCGCCGCGCGCGGCAGCTCCGTTGTCCCGCTGTACACGCGGCGGCTGTTCATCCTGCTGTGCATCGGCGCGGTGCACCTGATTGGCATCTGGATGGGTGACATCCTCCACACGTACGCGATGGTCGGCGTGCTGCTGCTGCTGTTCCGCGAGCGCTCCAACAAGACGGTGCTGCTCTGGGCCGTGGCGCTGATGGTCGCGATGTCGCTCGTGCTGCCCATCCTCCAGCGCTACGTCCCGGTGCTGCTGCACGGCGCGGACGCCGCGGCGGAGATGGCGAAGGCCTCACAGGCGGACGAGGCCGCCCACCGGGCGCAGCTGCTCACGGCACTCTCCAGCGACTCGTGGTGGACGGGCGTGGTGGGGCGGTTCCACTTCTTCGTGGACACGTTCCTGCGCATGAACCGCATCAAGTGGATGGGGCTCATCCTCTCGCGCTTCCTCTTCGGACTGCTGGCCGGACGGCTGTTGTTGCTCCAGGCCGTGGAGGCGAACCGTCCGCTGCTGCGCCGGATGATCGGCTGGGGCTTCGGCGTGGGCGGGCTCATCAGCCTCGCGGGACTGGTGATGTCGCGCATGCGCGCCATGGGTCTGCTGACGTCGCAGGACAACGTGTGGCCGTTCCTGCTGAACAACCTTCAGGAGATTGGCTTCCTGTTGCTCGGCGCAGGGTACGTGGGCGCCTTCGCGCTCCTGTTCCAGCGCGAGCGCTGGCAGCGGGCCATGGGGGCGCTCGCGCCCGTGGGACGCATGGCGCTCAGCCAGTACCTGCTCCAGTCCATCGTGAGCGTGTGCATCTACGACGGCTGGGGACTGGGGCTCATCGGCAAGGTGCCGCCTTCGCGCGTCGTCGCCATCTGCTTCGTCGTGTTCGCCGCGCAGATTGCACTCAGCCACTGGTGGCTGGCGCGCTTCCGCTTCGGCCCGGCCGAGTGGCTGTGGCGCTCGCTCACCTACGGCCGCGCCCAGCCCATGCGCCTCGCGGCGGGGCAGAAGGCGGCGGATGCCGCTGCGTGA
- a CDS encoding alpha-amylase family glycosyl hydrolase, protein MRIHGRMPAENLLPEPAWIHDAVFMHVYPLGACGAPATNDFHSVPAARLDRLLPWLDEWAALGVNAVFLGPVFESSTHGYDTADYFQVDRRLGDDAALGRLVEGLHARGMKVVVDAVFHHVGRAFWAFRDVREKGQASPYRSWFAGLRFDARNRFGDPFVYQGWHGVEELVKLDLRQDAVRQHLFDAVAHWVKRFDIDGLRLDAADAMDLEFFDGLHAFCASLEKKLWLMGEVIHGDYRQWARPGRLHATTDYALWKALWSSHNDRNYFELAHTLKRQYAAGEGMYEGLTLYTFADNHDVNRAASQLKELRHLPLLYLLLFTLPGAPSLYYGSEWGQQGRKEGGDDRPLRSPLPEPPGPPDSPPGLRSAISRYTALRHQHEALRRGHYRELLVRNEQLAYARELGRETLVVAVNSSDKPSDLVDLPMPGAAEGEWVDLLEPTRRLALRGGRLSLGVLPPATGRVLRRV, encoded by the coding sequence GTGCGCATCCATGGACGGATGCCCGCCGAGAACCTGCTCCCAGAGCCCGCCTGGATTCACGACGCTGTCTTCATGCACGTGTACCCGCTGGGCGCCTGTGGTGCTCCCGCGACGAATGACTTCCACAGCGTGCCCGCCGCGAGACTGGACCGGCTCCTGCCGTGGCTGGACGAGTGGGCCGCGCTCGGCGTCAACGCCGTGTTCCTGGGCCCCGTCTTCGAGTCCTCCACGCACGGCTACGACACGGCGGACTACTTCCAGGTGGACCGGCGCCTTGGCGATGACGCGGCGCTCGGCCGGCTGGTGGAGGGGCTGCATGCGCGGGGGATGAAGGTGGTGGTGGATGCCGTCTTCCACCACGTGGGGCGCGCCTTCTGGGCCTTCCGGGATGTGCGCGAGAAGGGACAGGCCTCGCCGTACCGGAGCTGGTTCGCGGGCCTGCGCTTCGACGCACGCAACCGGTTCGGCGACCCGTTCGTGTACCAGGGCTGGCACGGAGTGGAGGAGTTGGTGAAGTTGGATTTGCGCCAGGACGCGGTCCGCCAGCACCTCTTCGACGCGGTGGCGCACTGGGTGAAGCGCTTCGACATCGACGGGCTGCGGCTGGACGCCGCGGACGCCATGGACCTGGAGTTCTTCGACGGGCTCCACGCGTTCTGCGCGAGCCTGGAGAAGAAGCTCTGGCTGATGGGTGAGGTCATCCACGGTGACTACAGACAGTGGGCCCGGCCGGGACGGCTGCACGCGACCACGGACTACGCACTGTGGAAGGCACTCTGGTCCAGTCACAATGACCGGAACTACTTCGAGCTCGCCCACACGCTGAAGCGCCAGTACGCCGCTGGCGAGGGCATGTATGAGGGGCTCACGCTCTACACGTTCGCGGACAACCACGACGTGAATCGGGCCGCGAGCCAGTTGAAGGAGCTCCGTCACCTGCCGCTGTTGTACCTGCTCCTCTTCACGCTGCCGGGTGCGCCGTCGCTGTACTACGGCAGCGAGTGGGGACAGCAGGGTCGTAAGGAGGGCGGGGATGACCGGCCGTTGCGGTCGCCGCTGCCGGAACCCCCCGGGCCTCCGGACAGTCCGCCCGGGCTGCGCTCGGCCATCTCGCGCTACACGGCGCTCCGGCACCAGCATGAAGCGCTGAGGCGCGGGCACTACCGCGAGCTGTTGGTGCGCAACGAGCAGCTCGCCTACGCGCGGGAGCTGGGGAGAGAGACTCTCGTCGTGGCGGTGAACTCGTCAGACAAGCCCTCGGACCTCGTGGACCTGCCGATGCCGGGTGCCGCGGAAGGGGAGTGGGTGGACCTGCTGGAGCCCACGCGTCGACTCGCTCTACGAGGAGGGCGACTGTCGTTGGGAGTCCTGCCGCCTGCAACGGGGCGGGTCCTGCGTCGGGTGTGA
- a CDS encoding Zn-dependent alcohol dehydrogenase, with product MKAAVCFEKDKLTIDDIHFDAPRAQEVLVRMVACGVCHTDLSVLNGTVKMKLPCVLGHEGAGLVEEVGEGVTHVKKGDKVVLSWVAQCGECYYCRIQRPNLCVLGEKINAGNRMPDGSTRLHKDDTDLNVFSALGALSEYAVVPARAAVKLPSDAPLDKAALIGCAVTTGVGAVLNTAEMPRGATVAVFGAGGVGLNIIQGAVIAGAERIIAVDVHPKKLELAKVFGATDVVDAKAGDPVAAIRELTQGRGADYAYEAVGRKETIEQAYMCTRKAGTCVVVGVGSVKESISLNVFVLPLFEKRLLGSWFGTADVHRDMPRLLDLYTQGKLKLDELVTTTYKLDQLDAAFTDMKNGVNARGVVLF from the coding sequence ATGAAGGCTGCTGTGTGTTTCGAGAAGGACAAGCTGACCATCGACGACATCCACTTCGATGCGCCCCGAGCGCAGGAAGTTCTCGTCCGCATGGTGGCATGTGGCGTGTGTCACACGGACCTGTCGGTGCTGAACGGCACGGTGAAGATGAAGCTGCCGTGCGTGCTGGGCCACGAGGGCGCGGGCCTCGTCGAAGAAGTCGGCGAGGGCGTCACGCACGTGAAGAAGGGCGACAAGGTCGTCCTCTCGTGGGTGGCCCAGTGCGGTGAGTGCTACTACTGCCGCATCCAGCGACCGAATCTGTGCGTGCTCGGGGAGAAGATCAACGCGGGCAACCGGATGCCGGACGGCAGCACGCGGCTGCACAAGGACGACACGGACCTGAATGTCTTCTCCGCGCTGGGGGCGCTGTCGGAGTACGCCGTCGTCCCCGCGCGCGCGGCGGTGAAGCTGCCGTCCGACGCGCCACTGGACAAGGCTGCGCTGATTGGCTGCGCGGTGACGACGGGCGTGGGCGCGGTGCTCAACACGGCGGAGATGCCGCGCGGTGCGACGGTGGCGGTGTTCGGCGCGGGCGGCGTGGGGCTGAACATCATCCAGGGCGCGGTGATTGCCGGAGCGGAGCGCATCATCGCGGTGGACGTCCACCCGAAGAAGCTGGAGCTGGCGAAGGTCTTCGGCGCGACGGACGTGGTGGACGCGAAGGCCGGAGACCCGGTGGCGGCCATCCGCGAGCTGACGCAGGGGCGCGGCGCGGACTACGCCTACGAGGCCGTGGGCCGCAAGGAGACGATTGAGCAGGCCTATATGTGCACGCGCAAGGCGGGCACCTGTGTCGTCGTCGGCGTGGGGAGCGTGAAGGAGTCCATCAGCCTGAACGTCTTCGTGCTGCCCCTCTTCGAGAAGCGGCTGCTCGGCTCATGGTTCGGCACGGCGGACGTCCATCGCGACATGCCCCGGCTGCTGGACCTCTACACGCAGGGGAAGCTCAAGCTCGATGAGCTGGTGACGACGACGTACAAGCTCGACCAGCTCGACGCGGCCTTCACGGACATGAAGAACGGAGTGAATGCCCGCGGCGTCGTGCTCTTCTGA
- a CDS encoding di-heme oxidoreductase family protein, translating into MRRMYLLGIPVGALVLTAVWADTGRRPPVLELGALTEVAEPGEELAGGATTVTDTGRNSFGRSLMNMDHARWPDFHASKKVFSRDWDDTRTGPVIVGPLFSAASCMTCHVKDGRGRPPASPKETPVSLVFQLGAPEGRGPHPVYGEQLDSHAVEGRTAEGHVEVSYEEVRGEFATGESYTLLRPSYRFKDLSRGSLGDGTPFSPRVAPANFGLGLLEAIPEETLRALADPDDANHDGISGRQNQVLDVVDGQTKPGRYGWKANQPSLRQQIAHALVADMGLTSEVYAKEQGHEDGAATGPEVTPEDLERLVFYMRLVAPPKRRDWETPPVLRGKAVFRAIGCSGCHVATAFETGTVPGFPELSGQKIYPYTDLLLHDLGEGLADGRPDGLATGQEWRTPPLWGLGLQDAVNGHTRFLHDGRARNAEEAVLWHGGEAAAAQERYVRLRREDREALLAFLKSL; encoded by the coding sequence ATGCGCCGGATGTACCTGCTTGGCATTCCCGTGGGTGCCCTCGTCCTCACCGCGGTGTGGGCCGACACGGGCCGGCGTCCTCCGGTGCTCGAGCTGGGTGCGCTGACGGAAGTGGCCGAGCCGGGCGAGGAGCTCGCGGGGGGCGCCACTACCGTGACGGACACCGGACGCAACTCGTTCGGGCGCTCGCTCATGAACATGGACCATGCGCGCTGGCCGGACTTCCACGCGAGCAAGAAGGTGTTCAGCCGCGACTGGGACGACACGCGCACCGGCCCCGTCATCGTGGGCCCGCTCTTCAGCGCGGCGTCCTGCATGACGTGCCACGTGAAGGACGGACGCGGACGGCCGCCGGCCTCACCGAAGGAGACGCCCGTCTCGCTGGTCTTCCAGCTCGGCGCGCCGGAAGGCCGTGGCCCGCATCCCGTGTACGGCGAGCAGCTCGACTCCCACGCCGTGGAAGGCCGCACCGCGGAGGGCCACGTCGAGGTGAGCTACGAAGAGGTCCGCGGCGAGTTCGCCACCGGCGAGTCCTATACGCTGCTCCGCCCGAGCTACCGCTTCAAGGACCTGTCCCGGGGCTCGCTGGGCGATGGGACTCCCTTCTCTCCCCGCGTGGCTCCGGCGAACTTCGGCCTGGGACTCCTCGAGGCGATTCCCGAGGAGACGCTGCGCGCCCTCGCGGACCCCGACGACGCGAACCATGACGGCATCTCCGGACGGCAGAACCAGGTGCTGGACGTCGTCGATGGGCAGACGAAGCCGGGCCGCTACGGATGGAAGGCCAACCAGCCCTCTCTGCGGCAGCAGATTGCCCATGCGCTCGTCGCGGACATGGGGCTTACCTCGGAGGTGTACGCGAAGGAGCAGGGCCACGAGGACGGCGCCGCCACGGGGCCGGAAGTGACGCCGGAGGACCTGGAGCGCCTGGTCTTCTACATGCGGCTCGTCGCGCCTCCGAAGCGGCGGGACTGGGAGACTCCGCCCGTCCTGCGCGGCAAGGCGGTGTTCCGCGCCATCGGCTGCTCCGGCTGCCACGTGGCCACCGCATTCGAAACGGGCACCGTGCCCGGCTTCCCCGAGCTGTCCGGCCAGAAAATCTACCCGTACACCGACCTGCTGCTGCACGACCTGGGCGAGGGACTGGCGGACGGCCGTCCGGATGGACTGGCCACCGGGCAGGAGTGGCGCACGCCGCCGCTCTGGGGCCTCGGGCTCCAGGATGCGGTGAATGGCCACACCCGCTTTCTGCACGACGGGCGGGCGCGGAACGCGGAGGAGGCCGTGCTGTGGCATGGAGGCGAGGCAGCCGCCGCCCAGGAGCGCTACGTGCGCCTGCGCCGCGAGGACCGCGAGGCGCTGCTGGCCTTCCTGAAGTCGCTGTGA
- a CDS encoding alkaline phosphatase yields the protein MSRLHTLLAIPALLALACRTAPTPVPERRAAVPRNVVLLVGDGMGSSHFAAAKLLRGDAFAAGRFPVTGVVSTRSASSVVTDSAAAATAMATGTKANNKSLGVDPQGHPVTTLVELAARQGRATGLVTTSFFCDATPAAFAVHTARREQVTDIVHQLLESEVDLIAGGGAELFGTEGLPSLSTAAAEHGWSLVTEPSALASAPAKKALAVFPSQKNAADMPGARLPDLARWALERLSTDPDGFFLLLEHEGTDSASHENSAEDLKNSLRSFDETVGIVADFARQRGDTLVLVVGDHETGGLRVLADGAGGVALEFGSNAHTGSLVPLFALGPGSERFSGLYENTEIAHKVQALYGAGQSEVTSHATRVSTGGASGGF from the coding sequence ATGTCCCGTCTGCACACGCTGCTCGCCATTCCCGCCCTTCTCGCGCTGGCCTGCCGGACGGCTCCGACTCCGGTGCCGGAGCGCCGGGCTGCCGTCCCCAGGAATGTCGTCCTCCTGGTGGGTGACGGCATGGGCTCCTCGCACTTCGCCGCGGCGAAGCTTCTGCGGGGCGACGCCTTCGCGGCGGGCCGCTTCCCGGTGACGGGCGTCGTCTCCACGCGCTCGGCCAGCTCGGTGGTGACGGACTCGGCGGCCGCCGCCACGGCGATGGCCACCGGGACGAAGGCGAACAACAAGAGCCTGGGCGTGGACCCCCAGGGCCACCCCGTCACCACGCTCGTCGAGCTGGCCGCGCGGCAGGGCCGTGCGACGGGACTGGTGACGACGTCCTTCTTCTGCGACGCGACGCCCGCGGCCTTCGCCGTCCACACCGCCCGGCGCGAGCAGGTGACGGACATCGTCCACCAGCTCCTCGAGAGCGAGGTGGACCTCATCGCGGGCGGCGGCGCGGAGCTGTTCGGTACGGAGGGGCTGCCCTCGCTGAGCACCGCCGCGGCGGAGCATGGCTGGTCGCTCGTCACCGAGCCCTCCGCGCTCGCCTCGGCCCCGGCGAAGAAGGCGCTAGCCGTCTTTCCCTCGCAGAAGAACGCCGCGGACATGCCGGGTGCCCGGCTGCCGGACCTCGCGCGCTGGGCGCTGGAGCGCCTGTCCACGGACCCCGACGGCTTCTTCCTCCTGCTGGAGCACGAGGGCACGGACTCGGCCAGCCACGAGAACTCGGCGGAGGACCTGAAGAACAGCCTGCGCTCCTTCGACGAGACGGTGGGCATCGTCGCCGACTTCGCGCGGCAGCGCGGCGACACGCTGGTGCTCGTCGTGGGTGACCACGAGACGGGCGGCCTGCGCGTGCTCGCGGATGGTGCCGGGGGCGTGGCGCTGGAGTTCGGCAGCAACGCGCACACCGGCTCGCTCGTTCCGCTCTTCGCGCTCGGGCCAGGCTCCGAGCGCTTCAGCGGCCTCTACGAGAACACCGAGATTGCCCACAAGGTGCAGGCGCTCTACGGCGCCGGCCAGTCCGAAGTCACGTCCCACGCCACCCGCGTCTCCACGGGCGGCGCGTCCGGCGGCTTCTGA
- a CDS encoding NAD(P)-dependent oxidoreductase: MQHLKQRSLHMPSSRPAKIAVIGSGLMGSALARAFAAAGHDVAVWNRTSSKASAVGGGTVAFESLTKAVSGRELVVVSLSNYAASFEVLSAPGVAAALSGTTLVQLTSGSPSDARAGLAWAKEHGVDYLDAAILAYPSFVATDYATVYYAGSRPVFDRHADTLQSIAKNSVYVDEKIGAAATLDCAILEAYYGGSLAFLHAAAMCKAEGLDPKAFFAQKNSFLGLISVTADAAQGMIEKNDFTGDQCSLNTHVAAIEHIVRLSQDARISARFPKELLDNYKRAVSVDLGSQELPAVFRTLTQD; encoded by the coding sequence TTGCAGCACCTGAAACAAAGGAGCTTGCACATGCCGTCGAGTCGTCCAGCGAAGATCGCGGTGATTGGTAGTGGTCTCATGGGAAGCGCACTGGCCCGAGCCTTCGCCGCGGCAGGACACGACGTCGCGGTCTGGAACAGGACGTCGAGCAAGGCCTCGGCCGTGGGCGGTGGAACCGTCGCGTTCGAGAGCCTGACCAAGGCTGTCTCGGGTCGAGAGCTCGTCGTCGTCTCCCTGTCGAACTACGCCGCCTCCTTCGAGGTGCTCTCCGCGCCAGGTGTCGCGGCGGCGCTCTCCGGCACGACGCTCGTTCAGCTCACCAGCGGCTCGCCCTCGGATGCTCGCGCGGGACTGGCATGGGCGAAGGAGCACGGCGTGGACTACCTGGATGCCGCGATTCTCGCCTACCCGAGCTTCGTCGCCACCGACTACGCGACGGTCTACTACGCCGGCTCGCGCCCGGTCTTCGACCGGCACGCGGACACTCTCCAGTCCATCGCCAAGAACTCCGTCTACGTCGACGAGAAGATTGGGGCCGCCGCGACGCTCGACTGCGCGATTCTCGAGGCCTACTACGGCGGCTCGCTCGCGTTCCTTCACGCCGCGGCGATGTGCAAGGCGGAAGGCTTGGACCCGAAGGCCTTCTTCGCCCAGAAGAACTCCTTCCTCGGTCTCATCTCCGTCACCGCCGACGCGGCGCAGGGGATGATTGAGAAGAATGACTTCACGGGCGACCAGTGCAGCCTCAACACCCACGTCGCGGCCATCGAGCACATCGTCCGGCTGAGCCAGGACGCCCGCATCAGCGCACGCTTCCCGAAGGAGTTGCTCGACAACTACAAGCGAGCCGTCAGCGTGGACCTGGGCAGCCAGGAGCTGCCCGCGGTGTTCCGGACGCTGACGCAGGACTGA
- a CDS encoding amidohydrolase → MKSFPLLAAFFTCVAVSGGPVLAAAPSPVLGGIDALYPDLDAFYRDLHQSPELSLQEEQTAAKLTERLRKLGYEVTPNVGGHGIVAILRNGKGPTVMLRTDMDALPVEEKTGLPYASQVKVKDPSGTTVSVMHACGHDVHMTSWIGTATLLAKAKDKWRGTLMLVGQPAEEIGAGARAMLADGLFKRFPKPDFAVAMHTVGTAASGTVQYTPGYSMASVDSIDITLYGKGGHGAYPHTTVDPVVMAARTILSLQTLISREKHPLEPAVLTVGSIHGGTKHNIIPDDVKLQITLRTYKPEVRKALLAGIERVTKAEAEASNAPRPPDIAVTEGTPATYNDPELTKRLVTAVGKVLGPQNVSETQPVMGGEDFSEYGRAGVPAVMLWLGITEPQRLAKAQAAGEALPSAHSPLYAPDRERSLRTGVTTLTTAALELLGKP, encoded by the coding sequence GTGAAATCGTTCCCCCTGCTTGCCGCCTTCTTCACGTGTGTCGCCGTGTCCGGCGGCCCGGTCCTCGCGGCGGCGCCTTCGCCGGTTCTCGGCGGCATCGACGCGCTCTACCCCGACCTGGACGCGTTCTACCGGGACCTGCACCAGTCTCCCGAGTTGTCGCTCCAGGAGGAGCAGACTGCGGCGAAGCTGACGGAGCGGCTGCGCAAGCTGGGCTACGAGGTGACACCGAACGTGGGCGGCCACGGCATCGTCGCGATTCTGCGTAACGGCAAGGGCCCCACGGTGATGCTGCGCACGGACATGGACGCGCTGCCCGTGGAGGAGAAGACGGGCCTGCCCTACGCCAGCCAGGTGAAGGTGAAGGACCCGTCCGGCACCACCGTATCGGTGATGCACGCGTGCGGGCACGACGTGCACATGACGTCGTGGATTGGCACGGCCACGCTGCTGGCGAAGGCGAAGGACAAGTGGCGCGGCACGCTGATGCTGGTGGGCCAGCCCGCCGAGGAGATTGGCGCGGGCGCCCGGGCGATGCTCGCGGACGGCCTGTTCAAGCGCTTCCCCAAGCCGGACTTCGCGGTGGCCATGCACACCGTGGGCACCGCCGCGTCGGGCACGGTGCAGTACACCCCTGGCTACTCCATGGCGAGCGTGGACTCCATCGACATCACGCTCTACGGCAAGGGCGGGCACGGCGCGTATCCGCACACCACGGTGGACCCCGTCGTCATGGCGGCGCGCACCATCCTCTCGCTGCAGACGCTCATCAGCCGCGAGAAGCACCCGCTGGAGCCCGCGGTGCTCACGGTGGGCTCCATCCACGGCGGCACCAAGCACAACATCATCCCGGACGACGTGAAGCTCCAAATCACGCTGCGCACGTACAAGCCCGAGGTGCGCAAGGCGCTGCTCGCCGGCATCGAGCGCGTGACGAAGGCGGAGGCCGAGGCCTCCAATGCGCCCCGCCCTCCCGACATCGCCGTCACCGAGGGCACGCCCGCCACCTACAACGACCCGGAGCTGACGAAGCGGCTGGTGACGGCGGTGGGCAAGGTGCTCGGCCCGCAGAACGTGAGCGAGACGCAGCCCGTCATGGGCGGCGAGGACTTCTCCGAGTACGGCCGCGCGGGAGTCCCCGCCGTCATGTTGTGGCTCGGCATCACCGAGCCGCAGCGCCTCGCCAAGGCCCAGGCCGCGGGGGAGGCGCTGCCCTCCGCGCACTCGCCGCTGTATGCGCCGGACCGCGAGCGCTCGCTGCGCACCGGCGTTACCACGCTCACCACCGCCGCGCTGGAGTTGCTCGGCAAGCCTTGA
- a CDS encoding lipase family protein has protein sequence MASTFSTAQLGITLSAISYLGQPNTNPERFTLMNTAITNTVASNWQIVWGPATQGEDLVYVASNGAGQYAVVVRGTLFDRIEDVIQDKSVSTQEALPFTASSFPNAQVSKGVVEVWTNINNMVSSVPGSGTGSLLSFLQNLSGSPSILVTGHSLGGQMATVLAAWFQSTLSNASILPITFAAPTAGNPAFASAFDSVFGSAMRYYNALDVVPRLWTMDGLESIKSLYPGGPQCGLICKTAVDDTVKSLQKADLTYTQPTASTSLPGQLYSTGWAGAFESEVNDQHRALYYMFLLGIPLATIQQLNATWAPPSQVASRSVG, from the coding sequence ATGGCCTCCACTTTCAGCACCGCGCAGCTCGGAATCACCCTGTCGGCCATCTCGTATCTGGGGCAGCCCAACACGAACCCGGAGCGCTTCACGCTGATGAACACGGCCATCACCAACACCGTGGCCAGCAACTGGCAGATTGTGTGGGGCCCGGCGACGCAGGGAGAAGACCTCGTCTACGTGGCCTCCAACGGCGCGGGGCAGTACGCGGTGGTGGTGCGCGGCACGCTCTTCGACCGCATCGAGGACGTCATCCAGGACAAGAGCGTGTCGACGCAGGAGGCACTGCCCTTCACCGCGTCCTCGTTCCCCAACGCCCAGGTCTCGAAGGGCGTGGTGGAGGTGTGGACCAACATCAACAACATGGTGTCGTCCGTGCCGGGCTCGGGCACGGGCTCGCTGTTGTCGTTCCTCCAGAACCTGTCCGGCTCACCGTCCATCCTGGTGACGGGGCACAGCCTCGGAGGACAGATGGCCACGGTGCTCGCCGCGTGGTTCCAGAGCACGCTGTCGAATGCCTCCATCCTGCCCATCACCTTCGCCGCGCCCACCGCGGGCAACCCGGCCTTCGCCTCGGCCTTCGACTCCGTCTTCGGCTCGGCGATGCGCTACTACAACGCGCTCGACGTGGTGCCCCGCCTCTGGACGATGGACGGCCTGGAGTCCATCAAGTCCCTGTACCCCGGCGGGCCGCAGTGCGGGCTTATCTGCAAGACGGCCGTGGATGACACGGTGAAGTCGCTGCAGAAGGCGGACCTGACGTACACGCAGCCGACCGCGAGCACGAGCCTCCCCGGTCAGCTCTACTCCACCGGTTGGGCCGGCGCGTTCGAGTCCGAGGTCAACGACCAGCACCGGGCGCTCTACTACATGTTCCTGCTCGGGATTCCCCTCGCGACCATCCAGCAGCTCAACGCGACGTGGGCTCCTCCGTCCCAGGTCGCCTCCCGCTCGGTGGGCTAA
- a CDS encoding glutathione S-transferase family protein, whose translation MSELILHHYPASPFAEKGRLMLGFKQLEWRSVHIPRIMPKPDLMALTGGYRKTPVLQHGADIYCDTALIARHLERVKPTPTLFPRGHELTVASFAAWADSVVFMNAVTLMFQPEVVAARFAKAPPEHLKAFTADRAALFSGGTASRMSVEQGRSQWPVLMARLEAQLAHRPGSFLFGEPSIADLALAHSLWFLRDTPLTAPFVNTWPGVSAWLERVLAFGHGTPRESNAEEAIAIAREATPAPLPDERYEDPNGLRPGQKVSIAAVDYGVDPVEGELLFAGAEELILRREDPRAGVVHVHFPRLGFRVDAR comes from the coding sequence ATGTCCGAGCTCATCCTCCACCACTACCCGGCCTCCCCCTTCGCCGAGAAGGGCCGCCTGATGCTGGGCTTCAAGCAGCTCGAATGGCGCTCGGTGCACATCCCGCGCATCATGCCCAAGCCGGACCTGATGGCGCTCACGGGTGGCTACCGGAAGACGCCCGTGTTGCAGCACGGCGCGGACATCTACTGTGACACCGCGCTCATCGCCCGACACCTGGAGCGCGTGAAGCCCACTCCCACGCTGTTCCCGCGTGGCCACGAGCTCACCGTGGCCAGCTTCGCCGCGTGGGCAGACTCGGTCGTCTTCATGAACGCGGTGACGCTGATGTTCCAGCCGGAGGTCGTCGCGGCCCGCTTCGCCAAGGCGCCGCCGGAGCACCTGAAGGCCTTCACCGCCGACCGCGCCGCGCTCTTCAGCGGTGGCACCGCGAGCCGCATGTCGGTGGAGCAGGGCCGGAGCCAGTGGCCCGTCCTCATGGCGCGGCTGGAGGCACAGCTGGCGCACCGGCCCGGAAGCTTCCTCTTCGGAGAGCCGAGCATCGCGGACCTCGCCCTGGCCCATTCCCTGTGGTTCCTTCGCGACACGCCGCTGACCGCGCCGTTCGTGAACACCTGGCCGGGAGTGTCCGCCTGGCTGGAGCGGGTGCTCGCCTTCGGCCACGGCACGCCCCGGGAGTCGAACGCGGAGGAGGCCATCGCCATCGCCCGCGAGGCCACACCGGCGCCGCTGCCCGACGAGCGCTACGAAGACCCGAATGGCCTCAGGCCGGGCCAGAAGGTGAGCATCGCCGCCGTCGACTACGGCGTGGACCCGGTGGAGGGCGAGCTGCTCTTCGCCGGTGCCGAGGAGCTCATCCTCCGCCGCGAGGACCCACGCGCGGGCGTCGTGCACGTGCACTTCCCGCGTCTGGGCTTCCGCGTGGACGCACGCTGA